From one Pontibacillus sp. HMF3514 genomic stretch:
- a CDS encoding ABC transporter ATP-binding protein, with protein MSQEKLVEIKDLKQHFKTGRHSVVKAVDGLTFDIYKGETFGLVGESGCGKSTTGRTIIRLYDATDGEVLFDGENVHGKKNRDEMKKFNQKMQMIFQDPYASLNPRMTVEDIIAEGLDIHGLAKDHKARKARVHELLETVGLNKEHAQRYPHEFSGGQRQRIGIARALAVDPDFIIADEPISALDVSIQAQVVNLLKKLQQEKELTYLFIAHDLSMVKYISDRIGVMYFGRLVEVADSDELYKNPLHPYTQSLLSAIPLPDPDYERNRQRFNYDPSKHDTSEEPEFREVKPGHWVLCTTKEFEQYKKEIK; from the coding sequence ATGAGCCAGGAAAAATTAGTAGAGATTAAAGACTTAAAACAACATTTTAAAACAGGTCGTCATAGTGTCGTTAAAGCTGTTGATGGTCTGACATTTGATATTTATAAAGGGGAAACGTTCGGACTTGTAGGTGAGTCTGGTTGCGGTAAATCTACAACAGGTCGTACGATTATTCGTCTTTATGACGCTACAGACGGTGAAGTTTTATTTGATGGTGAGAATGTACACGGAAAGAAAAACCGTGATGAAATGAAGAAGTTCAACCAAAAAATGCAGATGATCTTCCAGGACCCATATGCATCCCTAAACCCTCGTATGACGGTTGAGGACATCATTGCAGAGGGATTAGATATTCATGGACTGGCGAAAGACCACAAAGCTCGAAAAGCTAGAGTTCATGAATTACTTGAAACAGTTGGTCTAAATAAAGAGCACGCACAACGTTACCCACACGAGTTCAGTGGTGGTCAACGTCAACGTATTGGTATTGCACGTGCTTTAGCTGTTGACCCTGACTTCATTATTGCGGATGAGCCAATTTCTGCGTTGGACGTATCCATTCAAGCGCAGGTTGTTAACTTATTGAAAAAGCTTCAGCAAGAAAAAGAGTTAACCTACCTGTTTATCGCTCACGACTTATCCATGGTAAAATACATCTCTGACCGTATTGGTGTAATGTACTTTGGTAGGCTTGTTGAGGTAGCAGATAGTGATGAGTTGTATAAGAATCCTTTGCACCCCTACACGCAATCCCTTCTATCTGCAATTCCATTACCGGATCCTGACTATGAGCGTAACCGCCAACGTTTCAATTACGATCCATCTAAGCATGATACAAGTGAAGAGCCTGAGTTCCGTGAAGTGAAACCAGGTCACTGGGTACTGTGTACAACGAAAGAATTTGAACAGTACAAAAAAGAAATTAAATAA
- a CDS encoding putative glycoside hydrolase, with protein MEKKQLKILSLIGILLVSLVYPLHTEAKQSDEETKVQKVVFHSGNQMKLQSRELPDPVPRFVYDSGFDFEYPDAVRGIYVTGPSAGGSRFEKLLKLVDETDLNSMVIDIKEDAGILTFKPEEGSPYEDVGINYIKDVREVLKTLEKHDIYPIARVVVFKDSKLAKKRPDLSFTKNGQVWENGKGESFVNPFLKEVWDYNVEVAKMAAKMGFKDIQFDYVRFPEGFEKRDDVLNYDQGKYKDLELDDVQKRVTAVTDFVEYARKELEYYGVDVSVDIFGYSATIPEAPGIGQNFTKISKNVDVISSMIYPSHWTSYFGIPFPDKEPYRLVTEYAKVENERLGELEDPPTSRPWIQDFSAPWLYYNEPTKYYDKEDVEAQIRALNENGIQEFLLWNPLNSYSENVDYTPLDKES; from the coding sequence ATGGAGAAAAAACAACTAAAGATTTTGTCCCTCATAGGAATTCTCCTAGTTAGTCTTGTTTACCCGTTACATACGGAAGCGAAACAGTCAGATGAAGAAACGAAAGTACAAAAAGTAGTCTTTCATTCTGGTAATCAAATGAAACTTCAATCTAGAGAATTACCAGACCCAGTACCACGTTTTGTCTATGATTCTGGTTTTGATTTTGAATATCCAGATGCGGTTAGAGGCATTTATGTTACTGGTCCAAGTGCGGGTGGAAGTCGTTTTGAAAAATTACTGAAGCTTGTTGATGAGACAGATCTAAATAGTATGGTCATTGATATTAAAGAAGATGCCGGCATTTTAACATTTAAACCAGAAGAAGGTTCTCCTTATGAGGATGTGGGCATTAACTATATCAAAGATGTAAGAGAAGTGTTAAAAACGTTAGAGAAGCATGATATTTATCCAATTGCTAGAGTTGTAGTATTTAAGGATTCTAAATTAGCTAAAAAACGTCCAGACCTTTCATTTACGAAGAACGGTCAGGTTTGGGAAAATGGTAAAGGCGAGTCTTTTGTAAACCCATTCCTAAAAGAGGTATGGGACTACAACGTTGAAGTTGCTAAGATGGCCGCTAAAATGGGCTTTAAAGATATCCAATTTGACTACGTTCGTTTCCCAGAAGGATTCGAAAAACGGGATGACGTTTTAAATTATGATCAAGGAAAATATAAAGATCTAGAATTAGACGATGTACAAAAACGAGTAACAGCAGTCACAGATTTTGTTGAGTATGCTAGAAAAGAATTAGAGTATTATGGTGTTGATGTATCTGTAGATATTTTTGGTTATTCAGCGACTATACCTGAAGCACCAGGAATTGGTCAAAACTTCACTAAAATCTCTAAAAACGTAGATGTGATATCTTCCATGATTTATCCATCACACTGGACATCGTACTTTGGCATCCCATTCCCTGATAAAGAGCCTTATCGTTTGGTTACAGAGTATGCGAAAGTTGAAAACGAGCGTTTAGGTGAGCTTGAAGATCCACCAACTTCTCGTCCGTGGATTCAAGACTTTAGTGCACCTTGGTTATACTATAACGAACCTACAAAATATTATGATAAAGAGGATGTAGAGGCTCAAATCCGTGCCCTTAATGAAAATGGCATTCAAGAGTTCTTGTTATGGAATCCATTGAACTCTTACTCGGAAAATGTTGATTATACACCTTTAGATAAAGAATCATAA
- a CDS encoding GNAT family N-acetyltransferase gives MNWYEKLNKYFPVEEMKSREHMEMLLKEKGDVYRKDESENHVLMYAEFDSFIFIDYVWVSTKTRGQGIGHQLIEKLKAKGKPIILEVEPVDYDDTDTEKRLRFYQKEGFEHAQSIGYSRRSLATNELNHMEILYWSPEHEPEESIYEKMKEMYENIHTYKDKELYGKSYQPVEEVLTLDDDRDMGDILSALEEPEKAK, from the coding sequence ATGAATTGGTATGAGAAGCTGAATAAGTATTTCCCGGTAGAGGAAATGAAGTCACGCGAGCATATGGAAATGCTACTAAAAGAAAAAGGCGATGTGTACAGAAAAGATGAAAGTGAAAATCATGTACTCATGTACGCCGAGTTTGATTCCTTTATCTTTATTGATTATGTATGGGTCTCTACGAAAACACGAGGCCAAGGAATTGGGCACCAACTGATTGAAAAACTGAAGGCTAAAGGGAAACCAATTATCCTTGAGGTCGAACCGGTTGATTATGATGATACTGACACTGAGAAACGCCTCCGATTCTACCAGAAAGAAGGGTTCGAACACGCACAGTCCATTGGTTATTCACGACGTTCCCTTGCAACCAATGAACTGAACCATATGGAAATCCTCTATTGGTCCCCAGAACACGAACCTGAAGAATCCATTTACGAGAAGATGAAAGAGATGTATGAAAATATTCATACGTACAAGGATAAAGAGCTCTACGGAAAGTCCTACCAGCCTGTAGAAGAAGTATTAACGTTAGATGATGACCGGGATATGGGAGATATCCTTAGTGCTTTAGAGGAACCAGAAAAAGCAAAATAA
- the spxA gene encoding transcriptional regulator SpxA → MVTLYTSPSCTSCRKAKAWLEEHDIPFQERNIFSEPLSIDEIKEVLRMTEDGTDEIISTRSKVFQKMDVDLDQLPLKDLFDMITEHPGLLRRPIIVDEKRLQVGYNEDEIRRFLPRKVRSFQLQEAQRLVN, encoded by the coding sequence ATGGTAACACTTTATACTTCTCCAAGTTGTACATCATGTCGTAAAGCAAAAGCATGGTTAGAGGAACATGATATTCCGTTCCAAGAACGTAACATCTTCTCGGAGCCATTGTCTATTGATGAGATTAAAGAAGTCTTACGTATGACAGAGGACGGAACGGATGAAATTATCTCTACCCGTTCGAAAGTATTTCAGAAGATGGATGTTGATTTAGATCAGCTTCCGTTAAAAGATCTTTTTGATATGATTACAGAACATCCTGGTCTACTTAGAAGACCTATTATCGTTGATGAAAAGCGTTTACAGGTTGGATATAACGAAGATGAAATCCGTCGCTTCCTACCTCGTAAAGTACGTTCTTTCCAACTACAAGAAGCTCAGCGTCTAGTGAACTAA
- a CDS encoding TerC family protein has translation MDWEIIQSILIIIGIDIVLGGDNAIVIALASRNLPEHQRNKAIFWGTGLAIGIRVLLTAVAVYLLKIPFLSLIGGLLLIYIAVKLLTDHDDDPDIEAGDSLMSAIKTIVFADLVMGFDNVLAIAGAAHGNIWLVVIGLLVSVPIIIWGSKLILTLMEKFPVLVYIGSAILAYTAAEMILGERNLESFFHEYASLEWIIPIATIAFVLLLGYFFNKRSTSEA, from the coding sequence GTGGATTGGGAGATTATTCAGTCGATCCTTATCATCATTGGGATTGACATTGTGTTAGGTGGAGATAACGCCATTGTAATCGCGTTGGCCAGTCGAAACCTACCAGAGCACCAACGTAACAAAGCAATTTTCTGGGGAACAGGCTTAGCAATTGGTATTCGCGTGCTACTTACAGCGGTAGCTGTTTACTTATTAAAGATTCCATTCTTAAGTCTAATCGGTGGCTTACTACTTATTTACATTGCGGTTAAGTTATTAACGGATCATGATGATGATCCAGATATAGAAGCCGGCGACAGTCTCATGAGTGCCATTAAAACAATTGTATTTGCAGATCTTGTTATGGGATTTGACAATGTACTAGCCATTGCAGGTGCAGCACATGGTAACATTTGGTTAGTTGTAATTGGTCTTCTTGTTTCTGTACCAATTATCATTTGGGGAAGTAAGTTAATCCTTACTCTTATGGAGAAGTTTCCTGTGTTGGTCTATATCGGATCAGCGATTTTAGCTTATACTGCTGCTGAGATGATTTTAGGGGAGAGGAATTTAGAGTCCTTTTTCCATGAATACGCTTCTTTAGAGTGGATTATACCTATCGCAACCATTGCATTCGTACTTTTACTTGGTTATTTCTTTAACAAACGTAGTACTAGTGAGGCATAA
- the mecA gene encoding adaptor protein MecA, translated as MKVKLSLPPKINEQKGASSMEIERINENTVKFYVSYMDIEDRGFDREEIWYNRDKSEQLFWQMMDEVNDEEDFNIDGPLWIQVQAMDKGLEIVVTKAQISKDGHKLELPSEDGKTIDMPMDEKLEAMLDSESSKSKEGKEEDESEELESESTAPLSFVIGFEDFEHVIQLSHYFQNNSYVDDQLYHYEGTYYLFVQFPDGVLTDEQQENVLSQVLEFGHESQLTVHRLAEYGKVIFPSDALNNLSHYFPEK; from the coding sequence ATGAAGGTGAAGTTATCCCTTCCACCTAAAATAAACGAACAGAAGGGAGCGAGTTCAATGGAAATCGAACGTATTAATGAGAACACCGTGAAGTTTTATGTATCTTATATGGATATTGAAGATCGTGGGTTTGACCGTGAAGAGATCTGGTACAACAGAGATAAAAGTGAACAGCTCTTCTGGCAGATGATGGATGAAGTGAACGACGAAGAAGATTTTAATATAGACGGTCCATTATGGATTCAAGTACAGGCTATGGATAAAGGCCTAGAAATAGTGGTAACCAAAGCCCAGATTTCGAAGGATGGACATAAGCTAGAGTTACCATCTGAGGATGGTAAGACCATTGATATGCCAATGGATGAAAAACTTGAGGCTATGTTAGATTCTGAATCAAGCAAATCAAAAGAAGGTAAGGAAGAGGATGAAAGCGAAGAACTTGAATCCGAAAGTACAGCACCTTTATCATTTGTTATCGGATTCGAAGACTTCGAACATGTAATTCAGCTCAGTCATTACTTCCAAAACAATAGCTATGTTGATGATCAATTATATCATTATGAAGGAACGTACTATTTATTCGTACAATTCCCTGATGGTGTATTGACAGATGAGCAACAAGAAAATGTGCTAAGCCAAGTTCTTGAATTTGGTCATGAATCACAATTAACTGTTCATCGCTTAGCCGAATATGGGAAAGTCATATTCCCATCCGATGCGTTAAACAATCTAAGTCACTACTTCCCAGAGAAGTAA
- the cls gene encoding cardiolipin synthase, which produces MFKRIQVLVFLALVLTTLYLTQQYWQGWLLGTISILFTMSAVFIGILIFFENRQPSQTVTWLLVLAAFPIVGFFFYIIFGQNYRKRKMFQQKGELDEQAFRKIEGDQHIEHEQMAQMGDHQKLLFRLAQRLGHSPITFNTETKVLTNGEETFRWLLHELRKAKHHIHMEYYIVRHDEIGKEIKDILIEKAQEGVEVRFLYDAVGSWKLSNDYKQEMKEAGVEVVPFSPVRLPFLNNKINFRNHRKIVVVDGDAAFVGGLNVGDEYLGRHAYFGFWRDTHLYVKGESVRSLQLIFLQDWYYMTGHAHLTSEYLSPTLVDYEGLGGVQMIASGPDNEWEVIKHVFFSMIVSAKHSIWIASPYFIPDDDILEALKVAALSGIDVRILVPNRPDKRIVYYASRSYFTELLEAGIKVFAYKEGFMHGKIMIVDSELASIGTSNMDMRSFHLNFEVNAFLYRTKSTHTLVNDYLNDLTCSEEIVLETFRKRPIWKRMLESTSRLLSPLL; this is translated from the coding sequence ATGTTCAAACGGATTCAAGTCTTAGTTTTCTTGGCACTTGTATTAACAACTTTATATTTAACGCAACAGTACTGGCAGGGATGGCTTCTTGGTACAATCTCCATTCTCTTTACAATGTCTGCTGTATTTATTGGGATTTTAATTTTCTTTGAGAATCGCCAACCTTCTCAGACAGTAACTTGGCTTCTTGTATTGGCTGCTTTTCCGATAGTAGGCTTCTTCTTTTACATTATATTTGGTCAGAACTATCGTAAACGGAAAATGTTCCAACAAAAAGGCGAGCTAGATGAGCAAGCTTTTCGCAAAATTGAAGGGGATCAACATATCGAACACGAACAAATGGCTCAAATGGGAGATCACCAAAAGCTTTTGTTTCGTCTAGCTCAAAGACTTGGTCATTCACCTATAACGTTCAATACAGAAACAAAAGTATTAACAAATGGAGAAGAGACGTTCCGTTGGTTACTCCATGAACTACGCAAAGCAAAGCACCACATTCATATGGAATATTATATTGTCCGTCATGATGAAATTGGTAAAGAGATAAAAGACATTCTGATTGAAAAAGCTCAAGAGGGTGTTGAGGTACGGTTTTTATATGATGCAGTTGGTAGTTGGAAGTTATCAAACGACTACAAACAAGAAATGAAAGAAGCAGGGGTTGAAGTTGTTCCGTTCTCTCCTGTGCGATTGCCGTTTTTAAACAACAAGATTAACTTTCGAAATCATAGAAAAATCGTAGTTGTTGATGGGGATGCTGCGTTTGTCGGAGGGTTAAATGTTGGAGATGAATATTTAGGACGGCACGCTTACTTTGGTTTTTGGCGCGATACGCACTTATATGTAAAAGGTGAGTCAGTAAGAAGTTTGCAATTGATCTTTTTGCAAGACTGGTATTACATGACAGGCCATGCCCACTTAACATCCGAATATTTATCACCTACCCTAGTTGATTATGAAGGTTTAGGTGGGGTCCAAATGATTGCGAGTGGACCGGATAATGAATGGGAAGTTATAAAGCATGTTTTCTTTTCCATGATTGTATCGGCAAAGCATTCGATTTGGATTGCCTCTCCATACTTCATACCAGACGATGATATTTTAGAAGCGTTAAAAGTAGCAGCATTAAGCGGCATCGACGTAAGGATTCTTGTCCCAAATCGCCCTGATAAACGCATTGTTTATTATGCATCTCGTTCTTATTTTACAGAGCTATTGGAAGCGGGGATTAAAGTCTTTGCTTATAAAGAAGGTTTCATGCACGGGAAAATCATGATTGTTGATAGTGAATTAGCTTCGATAGGTACTTCCAATATGGACATGAGAAGTTTTCATTTGAACTTTGAAGTCAATGCATTCTTATACCGCACAAAGAGCACACACACGCTAGTAAATGATTATTTAAATGATCTAACTTGTTCAGAGGAAATCGTGCTTGAAACGTTCCGAAAAAGACCAATATGGAAACGAATGCTGGAATCAACTTCACGATTATTATCACCGTTATTGTAA
- a CDS encoding competence protein CoiA, giving the protein MLRALDRHGQSILLYSQSKKHIELMRDNSYYCPSCREKVMIKAGPRMLPHYAHRPGSNCSVAKGGEGPYHELGKLQLFSWLKQQGYEVELESYIPSIQQRPDILVKAKRKRIAIEYQCCRISSEIIEKRIAGYHNEEIIPLWILGGNLLNRKKPHTLSLSPFEQLFFHQFHDQYPPSLFFYCSNARQFAVFQNPYSISTTKMLGSLSFMQASQLNLSSLISPKRNITPSFLCAYWLREKQKLRKSPVGHSKNPNDIQFRHWLYINRLHPSTLPAYTHLPVQSQFSLSPVPSVWQTRWLVDQLHPVQVGDTISISSKQLSSQQRSFPLIRYTFEPLKEYADLLCALGVLEFQQEGMYKKVCDVPFPTSVPEALRQDREVMEKLSETLE; this is encoded by the coding sequence TTGCTTAGAGCATTAGATAGACATGGACAATCCATATTATTGTATAGCCAGTCCAAAAAACATATTGAGCTAATGAGAGACAATTCGTATTATTGTCCAAGCTGTCGAGAGAAGGTTATGATCAAAGCCGGTCCTCGGATGCTTCCACATTATGCGCATCGTCCTGGTTCAAATTGTAGCGTTGCAAAAGGAGGAGAAGGACCCTATCATGAACTCGGTAAGCTGCAGTTGTTTTCCTGGTTAAAACAACAAGGGTACGAGGTGGAGTTAGAGAGCTATATTCCATCAATTCAGCAACGTCCAGACATTCTGGTTAAAGCAAAAAGGAAACGGATCGCAATCGAATATCAATGCTGTCGTATTTCCTCGGAAATAATCGAAAAAAGAATAGCTGGATATCATAATGAAGAGATCATTCCTTTATGGATCTTAGGAGGAAATTTATTAAACCGTAAAAAACCACACACCTTATCGCTTTCTCCTTTTGAACAACTTTTCTTTCATCAATTCCATGATCAGTATCCCCCATCATTATTTTTCTACTGTTCCAACGCTCGACAATTTGCAGTATTTCAGAACCCCTATTCAATCAGTACAACTAAAATGCTAGGGTCCCTAAGCTTTATGCAAGCTTCCCAATTAAACCTTTCTTCACTCATCTCACCTAAAAGAAATATCACACCCTCTTTTTTATGTGCTTATTGGTTACGGGAAAAGCAAAAACTCCGAAAAAGCCCAGTAGGACATTCAAAAAATCCAAACGATATACAGTTTCGCCACTGGTTGTATATCAACCGTCTTCACCCAAGTACGTTACCCGCTTATACACATCTTCCTGTGCAATCTCAATTTTCATTATCTCCCGTGCCTTCTGTGTGGCAAACAAGATGGTTAGTGGACCAACTCCATCCTGTGCAAGTAGGAGACACCATTTCTATATCTTCTAAACAACTTTCTTCCCAACAAAGATCATTTCCACTTATTCGCTATACCTTTGAGCCATTGAAGGAATATGCAGATTTGCTGTGTGCATTAGGTGTACTAGAGTTTCAACAAGAAGGGATGTATAAGAAAGTGTGTGATGTCCCTTTTCCCACATCTGTTCCAGAAGCTTTAAGACAAGATCGAGAGGTGATGGAAAAGTTGTCGGAGACGCTTGAGTAA
- the pepF gene encoding oligoendopeptidase F, with product MAKELPKREEIPEERTWRLEDIFESDEAWNKEYDAVKELVPQITEYQGKLHESADTLYNLLKLQDEVASRFGKLFTYAHMRYDQDTTNSHYQEMNTRAENLLTQVGSAMSYIDPEILAMEEGTVEKFLQEKEELKLYEHALNEITRGRPHTLSEKEEALLAQAGEVMGNPAQTFGMLNNADLTFPTIKDEEGNEVDLTHGRYIRFLQSKDRSVRKAAFEAMYDTFGKFKNTFSSTLSGAVKKHNFSANIRNYDSARHSALDKNNIPEKVYDNLVEAVNDRLPALHRYVELRKEVLGLDELHMYDLYADLVQDVDMDIPYEEAKELVLKGLEPLGEEYTNILKEGYKNRWIDVDENKGKRSGAYSSGSYGTNPYILMNWQNNLNNLFTLAHELGHSLHSYYTTNNQPYRYGNYSIFVAEVASTCNEALLNDYLLKETTDKKRKLYLLNNFLEGFRGTVYRQTMFAEFEHDIHKREQNGEALTADKLTELYHDLNEKYFGKNIVVDDEIGLEWARIPHFYYNYYVYQYATGYSAATALADQILKEGDSAVERYKGFLKAGSSDYPIEVLKHAGVDMTSKDPIEAALDVFEEKLAEFEKLVKE from the coding sequence TTGGCTAAAGAATTACCTAAACGCGAAGAGATACCAGAGGAACGCACATGGAGATTAGAAGATATCTTTGAGTCTGATGAGGCTTGGAATAAAGAGTATGACGCAGTAAAAGAACTAGTTCCACAAATTACAGAGTATCAGGGTAAATTACATGAATCAGCAGATACACTATATAACCTATTAAAACTCCAAGATGAGGTAGCGTCTCGTTTCGGCAAATTGTTTACATACGCACACATGCGCTACGACCAAGATACGACCAATTCCCATTACCAAGAAATGAACACTCGTGCTGAGAACCTACTAACTCAAGTAGGAAGTGCCATGAGTTACATTGATCCTGAAATTCTTGCAATGGAAGAGGGAACGGTTGAAAAGTTTTTACAAGAAAAAGAAGAGCTGAAGTTGTACGAGCACGCATTAAATGAAATTACACGAGGCCGTCCTCACACGTTAAGTGAAAAAGAGGAAGCATTACTAGCACAAGCTGGTGAAGTAATGGGGAATCCAGCTCAAACATTCGGTATGTTGAATAACGCTGACTTAACATTCCCAACAATTAAAGATGAAGAGGGAAATGAGGTAGACCTTACACATGGTCGCTACATTCGCTTCTTACAGTCGAAAGATCGTTCCGTACGTAAAGCAGCTTTCGAAGCGATGTATGACACGTTTGGTAAGTTCAAGAATACGTTTTCTTCAACATTGAGTGGGGCAGTAAAAAAGCATAACTTCTCAGCAAATATTCGTAACTATGATTCTGCGCGCCATTCTGCGTTAGATAAAAACAATATCCCTGAAAAAGTGTATGATAACTTAGTTGAAGCTGTTAATGACCGCTTACCAGCTCTTCATCGCTACGTAGAATTACGTAAAGAAGTGCTAGGTCTTGATGAGCTTCATATGTATGACTTATATGCGGATCTTGTGCAGGATGTTGATATGGACATTCCTTATGAGGAAGCAAAGGAGCTTGTGTTAAAAGGTCTTGAGCCATTAGGGGAAGAATACACGAACATTCTTAAAGAAGGTTATAAAAATCGCTGGATCGACGTGGATGAAAACAAAGGAAAGCGTAGTGGAGCGTATTCTTCAGGTTCTTACGGTACAAACCCTTACATCCTGATGAATTGGCAAAATAACCTGAACAACTTATTTACATTAGCTCACGAGCTAGGTCATTCCTTACACAGCTACTATACAACGAATAATCAGCCTTATCGTTATGGAAACTACTCGATTTTCGTAGCAGAGGTAGCCTCAACGTGTAATGAAGCATTGTTAAATGACTATCTGCTAAAAGAAACAACAGATAAAAAGCGTAAACTTTATCTTCTTAATAACTTCTTAGAAGGCTTCCGTGGCACGGTGTACCGTCAAACCATGTTCGCTGAGTTTGAGCATGATATTCATAAGCGTGAACAAAACGGGGAAGCCCTAACAGCTGATAAACTGACTGAACTCTATCATGATTTAAATGAAAAGTACTTCGGTAAAAATATCGTAGTGGATGACGAAATTGGCCTGGAATGGGCTCGTATTCCTCACTTCTATTACAACTACTATGTTTATCAGTATGCGACAGGATACTCCGCAGCAACAGCATTAGCGGACCAAATCCTTAAAGAAGGTGACTCAGCAGTTGAGCGTTACAAAGGCTTCTTAAAAGCGGGAAGTAGCGATTACCCAATTGAAGTGTTGAAGCATGCTGGAGTAGATATGACATCGAAAGATCCAATCGAAGCAGCTCTTGATGTATTCGAAGAAAAGCTTGCTGAATTTGAGAAATTAGTAAAAGAATAA
- a CDS encoding ClpXP adapter SpxH family protein, whose amino-acid sequence MSWKMTGDQNNTNETSNAQYGFFDLLNKPVEIYVFIDPLCPECWSLEPFLKKLTLEYGRYFTIRPIVSGKLTSLNAETFEKPEDLAKGWEKIASRTGMSCDGDLWFEDPISSPWLAALAIKAAELQGRKAGVRFLRKVQEYLFLNKQNVSKEDVLLQCAKDAKLDIDEFKRDLKSDSAKRALQCDLKLTREMDVDQIPAIVLFNQQEEDEGLKVTGLYPYDIYVSVLQEMLQKYPKPASKPTLEEFLQHYGFVGSKEISVVFDWSEQKTKCEMKKLRLKQKVEEYPVKYGTFWRYI is encoded by the coding sequence GTGAGTTGGAAAATGACTGGGGACCAAAACAACACGAATGAAACTTCAAATGCCCAGTATGGTTTTTTCGACCTTTTAAATAAGCCGGTAGAGATCTATGTCTTTATCGATCCCCTTTGTCCTGAATGTTGGTCTTTAGAGCCTTTTCTTAAAAAGCTCACGTTGGAATATGGACGATATTTCACGATTAGACCAATCGTAAGTGGGAAGCTCACCTCCTTGAACGCTGAAACATTTGAGAAACCTGAAGATTTAGCGAAAGGATGGGAAAAGATAGCTTCTCGAACTGGGATGAGTTGTGACGGTGACCTCTGGTTTGAAGATCCAATTTCCTCTCCTTGGCTTGCAGCTTTAGCCATTAAAGCAGCTGAATTACAAGGTCGAAAAGCTGGGGTGCGCTTTTTACGTAAGGTACAGGAATACCTTTTCTTGAATAAACAAAATGTTTCAAAGGAAGACGTATTACTTCAGTGTGCTAAAGATGCGAAGTTGGACATCGACGAGTTCAAACGTGATTTAAAATCCGATTCAGCCAAAAGAGCACTTCAATGCGATCTAAAACTTACACGTGAAATGGACGTAGACCAAATCCCTGCCATTGTATTGTTTAATCAACAGGAAGAGGATGAGGGATTGAAGGTTACAGGGTTATATCCGTACGATATTTATGTAAGTGTTTTACAGGAAATGCTTCAAAAGTATCCTAAGCCAGCTTCGAAACCGACATTAGAAGAGTTTTTACAACATTATGGATTTGTTGGCTCTAAAGAAATATCCGTCGTCTTCGATTGGTCGGAACAAAAAACAAAATGCGAGATGAAGAAGCTTCGTCTCAAACAAAAAGTTGAAGAATACCCCGTTAAATACGGTACATTCTGGCGCTATATTTAG
- a CDS encoding globin, whose translation MNDYPGTLYEAIGGSATIHHLVEAFYARVAEHPDLYPIFPDDLTETARKQKQFLSQFLGGPAYYTEEHGHPMLRARHLPFEITPSRKDAWLACMSEALEEAEVDEPFRSAIFERLTHTAQHMMNTPEDRKGE comes from the coding sequence ATGAACGATTATCCAGGCACTTTATACGAAGCTATTGGAGGATCTGCAACAATTCATCATTTAGTTGAGGCCTTTTATGCAAGGGTTGCTGAACACCCTGATTTATATCCGATTTTCCCTGATGACCTGACGGAAACGGCGCGGAAGCAGAAGCAATTTTTAAGTCAGTTTCTTGGTGGTCCCGCATATTACACCGAGGAGCACGGGCATCCTATGTTAAGAGCCCGACATTTACCGTTTGAAATTACTCCTTCCCGTAAAGACGCCTGGTTAGCATGTATGAGTGAGGCATTAGAGGAAGCAGAAGTTGATGAACCCTTTAGAAGTGCCATTTTTGAAAGGCTAACCCACACTGCTCAACACATGATGAACACACCAGAAGACAGGAAAGGAGAATGA